The following is a genomic window from uncultured Draconibacterium sp..
TGTTGGCCGCAAACCGGTAACTAACGGTTTTGGTCTGGAGAATCTGGGCGTTGAATTATTCAAAGGAGGTATCAAAGTGGACGAAAAAATGCGTACCAATATTCCGAATGTTTACGCAGCAGGCGATGTAACCGGTTTTTCTTTGCTTGCACACACTGCCAGCCGCGAAGGCGAAGTGGTAGTAAATAACCTTTCCGGTCGCCCTGATAAAATGCGTTACAATGCTATTCCCGGAGTGGTTTACACCAATCCTGAAATATCGGGTGTTGGGCTTACCGAAGAGACCGCAAAAGCAAAATGTATCGATTATAAAATTGCCGAACTGCCCATGGCTTACGCCGGAAGGTTTGTTGCGGAAAACGAAGGTGGCAGCGGATCGTGCAAGGTTTTGGTTGGTGCAAAATACGGCGAAGTGCTGGGTGTTCACATGCTAGGAAACCCGTCGAGCGAAATGATCTACGGTGCCTGCATGGCCATTGAAGCTGAAATGACATTGAAAGAAATGGAAGAAGTGGTTTTTCCACATCCAACCGTTTCAGAAATTTTTAAAGAAACCGTTTTTAGTTTCGGGCATTGATTATAAAAGATGAGATGCTGAAACGAGTTCAGCATGACGTACTTGGTTTTGTCTTAGTGCGCATGTTCTGAACGTCACCCTGAACTTGTTTCAGGGGCTGAATAATAGAAAAAGATTAAAAAATAATAAAACAAAATATTATGCCTAAGTCGCAATTTATTGATCCGGTTGAAGTAAGAAAGCCGGGTTTCATTCAATTCAAAGAGATACCTGTAAATCAATACAACAAAAGTATTGAAGAGGAAAAAGCAAACTTCTCGAACGACCAGTTTATGGAAATCTTCCATGATATGGCTTTGATTCGTGAGTTTGAAACCATGTTGAACCTGATTAAAACAATGGGAGAATACGAGGGAATAGAATACAATCATCCCGGTCCTGCTCACTTGTCAATCGGACAGGAATCGGCAGCTGTTGGTATGGCTTACCATCTGGGAGTTGAGGATTTTATTTTTGGTTCGCACCGTTCGCATGGCGAGATTCTGGCCAAAGGTATGTCGGCCATTCATAAAATGAGCGACGACGAATTGATGGATGTGATGACCAACTTTTTCGACGGTGCAATTCTGAACATCGTAAAAAAGGGTCATGAAGGCAACGTAAAATCACTGGCACGTCGTTTCCTTATTTACGGAACACTTGCCGAGATTTTTGCCCGCGAAACCGGTTTCAATAAAGGTTTAGGTGGATCGATGCATGCTTTCTTTACGCCGTTTGGTGTATATCCGAACAACGCTATTGTTGGTGGTTCGGGCGATATTGCTGTTGGTGCTGCATTATTCAAAAAAGTAAATAAAAAGGATGGTATTGTAGTGGCCAATATCGGTGATGCTTCAATGGCTTGCGGTCCGGTTTGGGAAGGTTTGGCCTTTGCATCTATGGATCAGTTTGAGCAATTGTGGGAAGGTGCCTACCAGGGAGGGCTGCCAATCATTTTTAATATCATGAACAACCAGTATGGAATGGGTGGACAAACCTGTGGGGAAACTATGGGTTACGATATTGCTGCCCGTATTGGTGCCGGTGTGAACAGCGACAGTATGTACGCTGAGCGTGTTGACGGTTACAATCCTCTGGCAGTAATTGATGCGTACAAACGCAAAATGGAACTGTTGAAAGAAAAGAAAGGTCCGGTTCTGCTCGACGTTTTAACTTACCGTTACAGCGGTCACTCGCCTTCCGATGCTTCTTCTTACAGAAGTAAAGAGGAAGTGGAAGCCTGGGAACAGCAGGATTGTATCGTTTCTTATGCAAACGATCTGGTTGGAGCGGGTATTGCAAAAGAAACAGAGCTTGAAAATATAAAAGCCGACATCGTGGAGTTGATGAAATATGCGATGAAACTGGCTATCGACGAAAAAGTTTCTCCTCATATGAACATGGAAAAACATCCGGAACTGATCGGTGACATGATGTTTTCGAACGAGAGCCTGGATAAGATGGAAGACCGTGAAGTTGAGGTGAATCATCCGATGGAAGAAAATCCACGGGTTAAGCAGCTGGCTAAAAAAGAACGTTTTGCTTTTGATTCCAACGGAAAACCATTCTCAAAAATTAAACAGTACCAGTTACGCGACGGTATTTTCGAAGCTGTTGTTGATCGTTTTTATAAAGATCCGACATTGGTCGCTTACGGTGAAGAAAACCGCGATTGGGGTGGTGCTTTTGCCGTTTACCGTGGTTTAACGGAAGCGTTACCATACAACCGTTTGTTTAACTCGCCAATTTCGGAAGCATCGATCATTGGAACAGCAATTGGTTACGCCATGTGTGGCGGACGCGTAATTCCTGAAATTATGTATTGCGACTTCCTTGGCCGTTGTGGTGATGAGGTTTTTAACCAAATGCCAAAGTGGCAAGCCATGTCGGGTAACGTAATTAAAATGCCGGTGGTAGTTCGCGTTTCAGTAGGATCGAAATATGGGGCTCAACACTCGCAAGACTGGACTTCGTTGGTTGCACATATTCCCGGTTTGAAAGTGGTATTTCCTGTTACGCCTTACGATGCCAAAGGTTTAATGAACACTGCCTTGCAGGGAACCGATCCTGTGATCTTCTTCGAAAGTCAGCGTATTTACGATATTGGCGAACAGTTCCACGAAGGTGGCGTTCCGGAAGGATATTACGAAATTCCATTTGGCGAGCCGGATGTAAAACGCGAAGGAAAAGACATTACCATTCTTACAATTGGTGCAACATTGTACCGTGCATTGGAAGCAGCCGATAAATTGAAAGAAGAATACGGAATGGAAG
Proteins encoded in this region:
- a CDS encoding thiamine pyrophosphate-dependent enzyme; amino-acid sequence: MPKSQFIDPVEVRKPGFIQFKEIPVNQYNKSIEEEKANFSNDQFMEIFHDMALIREFETMLNLIKTMGEYEGIEYNHPGPAHLSIGQESAAVGMAYHLGVEDFIFGSHRSHGEILAKGMSAIHKMSDDELMDVMTNFFDGAILNIVKKGHEGNVKSLARRFLIYGTLAEIFARETGFNKGLGGSMHAFFTPFGVYPNNAIVGGSGDIAVGAALFKKVNKKDGIVVANIGDASMACGPVWEGLAFASMDQFEQLWEGAYQGGLPIIFNIMNNQYGMGGQTCGETMGYDIAARIGAGVNSDSMYAERVDGYNPLAVIDAYKRKMELLKEKKGPVLLDVLTYRYSGHSPSDASSYRSKEEVEAWEQQDCIVSYANDLVGAGIAKETELENIKADIVELMKYAMKLAIDEKVSPHMNMEKHPELIGDMMFSNESLDKMEDREVEVNHPMEENPRVKQLAKKERFAFDSNGKPFSKIKQYQLRDGIFEAVVDRFYKDPTLVAYGEENRDWGGAFAVYRGLTEALPYNRLFNSPISEASIIGTAIGYAMCGGRVIPEIMYCDFLGRCGDEVFNQMPKWQAMSGNVIKMPVVVRVSVGSKYGAQHSQDWTSLVAHIPGLKVVFPVTPYDAKGLMNTALQGTDPVIFFESQRIYDIGEQFHEGGVPEGYYEIPFGEPDVKREGKDITILTIGATLYRALEAADKLKEEYGMEAEVIDARSIVPFNYEKVIESVNKTGRIIISGDANARGSFLNDMARNITELAFDELDAPPVVVGSRNWITPAYELEQYFFPQVDWFLDAIHEKIVPLKGHVVKNNYTNAEQIRRNKLGI